The Manis javanica isolate MJ-LG chromosome 14, MJ_LKY, whole genome shotgun sequence genomic interval CCCTGTGATGCCAAGCAGTATTTTCAAGGATCCAGGGACTAACGAAAGCTTACAGTCTTTCTGAGAAGTCCTAGCTGGAGCAAGGACTCAGCGAGGGCAGGGTACCACTTAGGGCTGCATGCCGAACGTAAAGACCCCATTCGCTCACCCAAAGCGCTCCTCTACCCCGGGAGCTCTACAACCTAATGATCATCAGGAAGAGAATGGAGACAGAGAGGAACAGGTGCaaggggtcttggaatgtcggggaTGCCTGGGGCCACAGTCAAGGGGTTGTTCAGATAGTCAGAAGTAGGTTGAAGTAAATAGCTGCTACCTGAGAGACCGGTGATATCCATCTTCGGCAAGTGTCTGGCTTTGAGGACCACCACTGTCATTCTCTGTGCCACTGGCTGATAGGACAGAGACACCTGGAGCTCCCCTCTGCTAATGCACTTCTGGGAAGAAGAAAccgcaggtgagaatcctggcacaAGGAGCAGGGCGTGGTGCAGAAAGTGGGCagaagggtgggaggaggggccgGAGGAGCGGCCGAGGAATGAGAGGGCTCCATAGAAGGTGCTCATCCCTGGCAAGGATGTTACTGTCACAGTtcacagggcaggggaggggcgtGTTCTCATTATAGGCCTGACACTAAATGAAGGCATTTGCATGGAAAGGCAGTGCAGCCTAGTATTTAGGAGCATggactctgaagccagactgGCCTGGGCTCACATCCGGACCGCTACGTCTTATCTGTCTGACCTAGGACAAGTTACTCAACATCTCTGTACTCCAgtcttctcatctataaaatggacataaaaatagtacctatctcataggattattcagagaattaaataagttaaaatttgCAAAACACCACAGTACCTGGCACCTAGTGAGCGCTCTGGAAATGCATTCTCTCCGATGCTCTCATGTGGTTCTTGTGATAACAACATTTTGAGGACTGTAGAGTTGGCGGAAGGAAACTTGGTCTTGATTGTTCACCTTGCCATTTACTCACCACCCAGCCTTGGGGAAGTCCCTGAACTTTCTGGAGCCTGTTCTCCCCCTTCACAAGGGGACCGTGTGTGGCTGCTCCGCCTGCCTCCGTGTGGACTGCAGTGTCTTCTCCAGCCAAGCCAGCTTCCTCCCCCATGCCCACATCTTTGCTTCCTCAACCTTCAGTTTTATACTAGGCTCTATTTTgagtttagaaaaaaagaaaacaaaactctagTCCTCCAagaacattttcaacaatatttGGTTCCTTAACTAAGTGACAGGTGCTGGAGATCCAGAGCTGAGAGGACTCAGTTCTTGCCCCCAAGGATGACGCAGTAGAAGAGACAGAAGCAAACAAACAGGTACTTGTCAGAGGAGAGGTCTAAGTGCTGCTGGGAGAGTCAGCAAAGACTTTGCTGGCTGACATCTGGGCTGACTTTACGGAGGGGAAGTAAGAGACTAGGAGGCCAAGGGCAGAGAGGACATCATATCAGGGAGAGCAACAGGAATGGCAGGTACAGAGGCATGGGGTCCTGAAAGAATGCTGCGTTCAGAGAATGGTGAGAGGTGAGTGCTGACGTGCGGGGGCCTGGCAGGAGGGATGGGCCAGGAACCTGCAGGGGGCATCGGGCGAGGGTGAAGGGCAGTGGGACACTAACAAAACAGAGTCAGCGCGCAGCCAAGAGGAGGTCTGCAAGCACAGGAGTGACAAGTTTTGGTGGTTGTTACcagtattttattaataatgttaTTATTCTAGTGAAAGCTGGAGAATGAGCTAAAGTGGAGAAAGACCAAAGTCAGAGAGCTTGGTTAGGCCGACTGCCGCAACAGGCTAAGCAGGGCGTGATGAGGCCAGGAACCAGGGCTACAGCACAGGCGGTGGGCAGGGGTGAGATGGCTCAGCAAGAAATGTCAGCAGCTTCCAGGGCTGGGTGCCCACCTGGATGTAAATGTTGGGGAGAGGGAAGAGACGGACGCCTATTTCTTGAGTTTCTAGCTTAGAAAGTGGGAATAAGGCTggaacaaggaaaacaaaagaaggtgGGGTTTGAGGAATTTCAGACACAATAAGTTAAATCTGGGACAAAATGGGGCCTCCATTATCAAATCTTTTTGTTTGGATTCTTCATAGCCCCAAAGAAATGTCACCTATTTCGGAATTCTTAGTTTGAGCAGAAACAGACTGTGCTCAGTACTAGCCTTACATAGGCCACATGCCCAACAAAATGACTTATTGTGTACTTACTAAGTGCCAGGTACTCTGCTAGCAGTAAGGGCAGAAAAGATGGCCTGGGAGGGACCCTCCCTCAAGAACCCACAGACTTGTGCACTACCTGCTCAGGTGTATCTGGTGCGGGAAAGAACAACAGAGGTAAATCAATTGGCTCAtcaatgaaaaataaggaaaaaaactacTAAGAGTTTGTGCTTTGATTATAAGTCTTAAGTCATCTCAAGGAATAAAACTGTAATAATGGCTTTCACATGGTTTAAAATTTCTCAGTGCTGTATTTAATACTGGGAGCATATGGAAATGTTGCTCACAGGGCCTAGAACATGACTGACTAAAATTTAAACCAAGCCTTTAGCTTTTGAAATTCAAGTACAAAAGAGAACAGACTTTTTAAGGATTTTCATGTCCTTTCTCTGCTAGGTAGAAGCCTCACATTTTTTCCTTACCCATAACATACATATTGTCAGCTCTTGATTATATCCATTATACACCCTTAGCTAGCTGGTTGCCCTTGCCAACCAGTATACTTCCGGGCTGCCTCCTTGTGACACGGGTCAGAACGCAGTCAGAGAATGTAAACTCATTCTTACTCTAAGCCACATCCAAATGGCATCAGGAAAGTAAACTGTcatgaaaaggaaaatcaaatgtCTTCTAAAACACTCAGAACTGAGCTTTCCAGTACAGTAGACACTAGCTACATGTATCTATTAATCTTTTAATTtactaaaactaaataaaataaaaaatgtagttcCCCAATCACAccagccatatttcaagtgctccaCAGCCACATggggctaccatactggacagtgCGGACACAAAATATTTCCATGACCATAGAAAGTTCCAGGGGAAGTGATGAACTAGAAAAACTTCTGGATTACTTGGGCTACTGTTGCCCTCTGTTTCCATAAATAATGAAAGCTTAGCTAGATTTACCTACTTCTGGGAACACCCCTGAATACtggtatataaatattaaatatgcaaTCTTTAAATATAATTCTAACTTTATATACAGAAGGGTAGGTGGAGTTCAAGGCaaatcagatttaaaaaacaaagagttttatttgttaaaataacaCTGACTACAAGATTAtatcttaggttctatgattatttgtttaaaaCTCTATTTCCTATATAACCCATTATAGCAAAATCTTCCTAATGTAAATCCCATGCCCCTTCCCTAGTCCTCTGGGAAAGTGGACAACTTCTGGTTACCCTTTTAGTAATTTCTCCCCTAAAACTGCTCCTCAGGCAAGTGTTCTCCACCTGATCCCGGCTTCACCCTTGGCCATTTTGCATGGGCACCATGCCCACCACCATTCAGCTGCCTCTTTGTGATGCCAAGTCTGCAGCCACACCACCACCTGAATGCCATTCCCTTCTGCATTGAAGGCCAGGGTTTCACGTACCCTCAACcccctccccttcttcttccacccaaTTCCCATTCCAAGTAGCCTATTGTCAATGGCTTTTTCTCAAGGGCTCTTTGTTAAGGGCTTGGGAGTGAGTTGTGTTTCCCAGCCCCTTGGCCTAGTGAGGCAAAGACCCTGTTGGGGGGCAGGCGAGCAGAAGGACAAGGGGGAGAAAGGGTTTTATCCATGCCTGACAGAGCCGGGAGGCTCTGCTCTCAGAGAACGGGCTCCTTTCTCCCTCAGTGGAAAGGAGGAACCCGGGCAGTGGTCCTAAAGAATTCAGATGAAGGAAATTCTTAGGCAAAGGATACGTCTATTTCCTATAATTAGTAGAGCCCCCTCCAAAGTGGTTTTCTAGTCACAGAGTCTTTGCATGAAGTGGACCTACACATGCTCAATAAGCTTTCATTTATTGAGGCCAGGAGTGCTATGGGCCACCTCCACATAACTCACAGTCacgggaaaacaaaagaaataaaaacctgaatgttcaactcccccacccctccctgtctTCTCCCCAGTTCACAGACATAACTTTCTTTATTGTTTCTGGGAAACTgacatccctttttctttctctctttcaatcCCTTTTGGGTAGACTGGATGACCTCTAAGGTCCCTGATAAAGATGAGATTTTAAGAATCCTTTCATTCCCATGACCATTGTCCCAGGTCATCAACTCCAGAGCTGGCAGCGGGAAGACAGGAAATGGTTCGGAAAGCAAAGCCCTGATGACATCAGGAGGAGCCGAACAGCCGAACAACTCTTTATTATCTACTTTGTAAATCACTTCTTTCCCACTGTCTCTTCTGTATCCCCCAGCCCTCTCTGCACCGCCTCCCTTCTCCTTGTGGGGGATTTATTATGGGCTGTAAATTCACTTTAATTtctatatgaataaaatattagaaaaaaggatgccactaaaaaaaaaattcagtttcaaAATCCTACTCAAGAGATTTTGGGCATTGCAGAGTTTATAGTCTGATCTTTTACTAACAATCAAGGGCTCATTTATAATGCTGTTCCTAACTTTGGGTAGATTCATAGTTGCTGAGAGTGCTCTCCTGTTAACCTTCACCTTCCAGCCTAGAGGGAGACTGAGGCCCTAGCTGGCAACTGTGTGCTGAGCACGGCAGTGAAATGCAGAGCCCAGAACGACGACCAGTCCTCAGCTTCCTCCACTGCACTACAGTGTATAATGCAAAGGACAAGAGATTAATTTTCTGCTAAAAGCCAGAAAATGCAGCAGTCGGGGGTGGGTGGTTGCCTAGAGAAATCCAATTCTCACCCGGGAATCTCTGGAGGAAGATAATTGGACCCCATATTATAAGTAATGTCTTATACAGACAAGAAAAAGCCCTTTACAATGTGGAATAGGCCAGAGCAGCTCTAAGTGATGAGCCAAAGGGAGATCTAGAAAGGGCAGACTCTTGGCCACAGTGGGGAGGCCCTAGCTGCATCCCTAGTGACTCACAGGGGATGAGAGGCCAGGGAGATCACAGCCATGGCTCAGGATGGACCCCGCCCTGCCCGCAGGTGCTGGTTGGAGAAAACACACTTGGGATGCCTGGGAGGCTGGAAGACTCTGGTGTTGGGCTGCACAGGCTCTCTGTCCTGCCTGGGCCTCTCCTGAGGGATGTGTGGCTCAGGATCCCAGCCTCGGATTATTCCTCCTGAAGGGAGTTAATAAAGTGGAAAGAAACTTGGCCCCTGCCAGGAGCTCCTGGCAGTGTAGCAAATGCCATTGTCTGCGCTCTCTGCCCAGTGTCCTGGATTTGAGGCTGTTTTGTTCCCAGCCCAAATCAGTCCCTTCCCAGCTGCAGCTTGGCACAGAGCCACCCCTGCTCTCAGCCGTGGACTGTGAGTACAAGAACTGTCTGGAGGAGTCCAGCTAGTTGGTGGCTTTACCAAGGTTGCAGCTATAAGGAGGGATGCTTTGGAAAGGATCCCCCTGCCAGGAGAGCTGTATGAAGGCAGGGAGCAGTGCACTGGAGCTGCTGTTAAGGGCAGTCAGGACACGGGGAGGGAGCTGGCTGAATGCTGAGGAAAAGCGATGGGGAAGCGGAGCGGGGGTCAGGGGGATGAAACAGGTCCCTGCTGCAGTTTCTGGCCATGTCTTTTGATGCTGGTCCCAGAGGTCATGAGAACCCCTGCTGTGATGGACTCTAGGATGTCTCATCATGTCTTGGCATTGGGTCAGCGCTTGTGCCCCGACCAAACACCTCTAACACTCTGCAAAATATTTGGACTTCTCTGTCCCCTGTGAGGAAGAGCTGAGCATGCCACGTGGCAGCCACAGCTCTCTGGGCAACGCGACTGGGCTGGCTGCAGTGGGGCGGGTGCCTATTACACAGCAGAGAAGGTAAGAGCGCCTCTCCAGCAGGAACTGCTCGCTGCTTCTCCACTCCAGCCTGGCACAGCGCTCTTCTTGGCTGGATAAACCTTGTTCACGGGAGTTCAGCGCACACTCAGCCCCTGCCGGCCTGGAAACCTCTTTTGTCCCATCGTgagcctcctgcctccccactgaGTCCAGCGTGGGTTTGCAGGTGGAAAAGACACAAGAGATAATAGGCACAGGAGATAACGTACAGCCAGAGCTCTTCCTGGGACATGCGCAGTTGTTTTTCGTGGCCCTGATATCCTTCCTGAACTTCCTACCTCCTATTCCACCGGCTCAGTCTTACTCCCTCCCTCGTCTCCCTTCACTTTGtcaaaacaaaatgtaaacatCTGCCAGCCACATACATCTCCCAGAgatcatattttataaataatagtaCTACTATTACTTGTGGTTAAAATTTACTGGAGGTTCACTATGTACTAGAGAGTAAATTCACCATCTTACTTAATTCCTACAAGAAACTGAGACCAAGTTCTCAAGCTGGGGTGCCTAAGGTCAGTTAGCTGGACTAAGGTCAGTTGAactaggattcaaactcaggtctgaCTTCAAAGCCCTTGCTATTAACCACTTATGTAGTATCctaacaaaggaatgaaactctAAGGCTAAAATATCAACAACGTCTTTCCTAGCCCCTCTCATATGTGCGCTATATGGTGATTGCCAAGattgtttgtctttctcctccactaAAGTAAAAGCTCCCTAGAGGCAATAATATGCCAGGCatgttatctcatttgatcctatAAGTGTAAGGAAGGCAAATTatcagctccattttacagatggggaaatagaAGCTCAGAAGGGTTAAGCAATTCACCCATGTCATCCAGCTAGAACGTGGTGAACTGGAACATGAAGTCAggcagtctgattccagagcctgAGTGCTTAACCACAGAACTACACTGCCTCCCTAGTTGTGGAAGAAATGAATGACCCAGTGGGAGTGGAGGGGTATATTTCTTGCACCCAAAATTTACAACTCAAGAGCCAGTGCTGGCCCCAGgggagaaggcaggagggaaggctCTCATTCCCCTTCTAATGCAAACAAGGAGAGGAAGAATGGAGAGAAGTTTGGGCCAGGGTGACAGGCCTGAAGGGtgaaggaattcattaaactGCATTTACAAAATGGTTATTAAAAGACATACACATGATATTCTCTACAACCTTAGGTTTTGGTTGGGAAAGGGAAGCTGTGGGTAAAGTTACTGAATTACTTTCATAGGTTCTTAGCCGCGAGAAGGAAGTTCACAGGAGGAAGACCACACATGGCTTTGGAGAAGAAATTAGCCCGAATATTCTTGACATAATGAGAGTCTAGGACTTGGTGGGTTAGCTTGCTCCAAGCAAGCTGGATACAGCATCCGGGTACCAACTGGTAAGTGACGTTTCAGAAGTTCCCTGTCCCTCTCTCCTCAGAAAGTTGCTTCCTGCAGGAGACCTCCTGGGCCAGGCCCTGTCTTCCTTTGACCACTGATTATTCTTGCTAGCAAGAGCCTGCTCCCTGCAGTCCCCCTTTGTCATCCGTCTCACCCCCTTCCCCATCCATTTGTCCCTGAGATctcccctcccctggcctcccctgccccccagcacACTCTTCCTCCTCACCTGAATGTTCCTTTTGACGATGTCCCTGGTCAGCTGCACCTTGCCTGTGCTGGGGTCCACCCCAGCCAGGGGCACCATGACCTCCCCAATGACGTCGTCCCGAGAGAAGCGGTCGAAGCTGAGGACGAGGAAGTGCAGCACCAGGTCCTGCAGCTGGCTGTACGGGATGCCGTAGAAGGTGAAGGTCTCGTCAAACACCGGGTCCAGGGTCTTCCGCAGCACTCTAGTCTTCACCCGATGCCGCTTGTCAggaaggatggtcattttgatgtaGGGGTCAGAGCCCTGGGTCTGGTCATCCATCACCGGCAGCCCATGGGCCTCTTGAATTGTCACCACCAGGGCTTTTTTTGGGAAGTTATAGTCCACTGAGAAGGTGAGGGATCCTAGCATGACTTCCTCCTCTGGAGATGATGGAGAAGTGGTTTTGCTCTCCCCGGGGGTCAGGCTTGCAATGGGGCTCCTCAGTTCTTCCCCATAGTCTACTTTGATGGGTAATTGGTCTATACAAGCTCCAGAGCTAGGTCCCCTGGGACCCTTGTCTCGGCCCAGCAGGCCAGCCTCTGCTGCATCCGCCAACAGGTTCCCCCGGCCACCTTCCCTGCCAGGGCCATCTTTGTCTCTCCGCACTTTGATGATTTTCTTCTTGTTGCTGAGGGTCTCTGGGTATATACTGATGCCTTTGAGCATGTGAATAAACTTGTATGGTGGGGTCTTGTGCTTCTTCTCTGCCTGCTGATGGCAGCATGTCCAGACAAAGACAGTCACTGAGACGCACACCACTAGCACGGAGGCCCCGATGAGGCCGGCCACCACTGGTGACACATCTGAAGGTAGAGACCAGAGATGCGTCAAGGCAGGTGGGTCTCAACCCCTGTCGGGAGCTCCCCTGTTTAGTGTCTCTGCTTGGGCCAAGCTAAACTGCACCCTAGCCTCCAAAGCAAAGCTTGCTCATCTGGGCTGATGAACCTCTCCCTGCCTTAGAGATGCTCTCACCCATGCTCTCCAACCAATCCTTGGTTCTTCCATTCTACCAAACCTGGGTGAAATATTTGTCTTCTCCAGAAAGCCTTCGGTGGAGTGCCCTCCCCGCCCTGCTGACTCCCTGGGCCTGTCTTGGACCTCCTCAGCCCTGTGGCTTGGTTTCCTCATATTGACCTGTGTTTAGCATAAAGCTGCCCTGTAAGGGTAATAAGGTTACCTTCTCACACGGGGACCTATCTACCTCAGCTGTCCCACGGGGCACAAGCCAGGTCTGGTTTCAGGAGGCTATTTCTCAGCGACCAGGGCAGGGATGGCAAACAGTGGGCCTGTGTGGACCGGTAGAAGGATGGACGCTGACTTTGGGTAATTTTGATAGGATGGTAGAAGGGGGTCAGTGGTAAAAAGAACTCTGGGTCTAAgcacttttaaaatatgtctgaAATGTCAGCTCccaagtatttaaaatatgagTATTTGAAATAGGAAGAAATAGGAACTGTGGAAAATGGCagatctttgctcaaatgtcaccctcACAGTAaggtcttccctgaccaccctatttaaaagTGCAACCTTTTCCACCCATGAGACCCAGACTTCTCAGCTCTGCTTGGTTTTCCCCATATGTCctatcattctttctctctcacacacagtatatatagacacacacacacacacacacacataattttactatttattaCCCTTACCTATCTTCACTAGAATGTAAGTGTCATGAGGACAGGGattttgtgtttgttcatttctgtatCCCTAGCACTAAAAACACATATaggtaattaatatatatttgttgaatgaacaaaagagaaacagatttttctcttccctttcctagTCTTGTCTTTTCCCACACAAGTTGGGCCCCTGACTTAAACAACCAgcgtttttttttccccctcattaaGTTCCCTGAAATCAAATTGGGTTTAGGCCTTAAAAGTCTAGATAAGGCTGCTGGTTTTACACATTACGTTTCAGGGAAAGACTTGGGTAGGGCAGGGAGAACTAAGGAAATAAATGTGATTCCAGCATGTTCCAGATTCTTCCTGGAACATCCTTCTGCCAGACATCTGCCCAGCTCACTGCCTCACTCACTGCAGGCCTCTGTTAAACCCTCACCTTATCAGAGAAGCATTTCCTGATTGCCTCAAGTAAGATAATATCTCCATTGccctgctttgttttctttatagcacTTATTTCCCCTGACACATATTTATTTGCCTGTGTTACCTCACTAGATAAGCTTAATAAGAAGAATGACTGTTAACTGCTCTATCCCCAGGTCTTAGAACCATGTGGCACACAGTGAGTGTTTTTTTGAACAAATAAGAGTGAATTCAAAACATCCTCTACGGATTGGATAAAAGAGGATGAAGTCAACATGATTACATATATCAGGGATAAATGTATAATTCTATTTGGCCTTTAAAGCCTATTGTTAGGCAATGAATGGGAGACTTTACTTGACAAATTTGAGTAAAAATAACTTAGCAGTTTAGGTGACCACAAGCTTGGAGTATAATTAGGCTGATGCCAACTTATATGATGAGTACAATGTCCAGATCACAGGAGAGGTAGTATAATTTTATCTGCTCTGGTCCTAACACATGTGGAGTGTACTGTCTAGCACTGACAagaataaaaacttatttttttgtgTCCACTTATTATGTCcctgtcaggcactgttctgcaGCCTTCTCTTTTTGAATCAAAGAACTCACTGAATAGGTAGCATTAGTATCCCCACTTCACAATTGAGGAACCTGGGGTTTCAAATCTTCCCTAGGCCATGGTGGTGATGGGATTTAAAGCCTGGTCTGCCTGACACCAGAGTGTATCTACATTCTGGATAATTAGGAGAGTAAAAGACCTGGAAACAATATTAACTGAGGAAAATTAGAAGGAACTGGAGCTGAGGGGTCTAGGAATAATAACTTTCTTCAACTATTTAAGGCATTTTGATGGCAGGTctgatttgtttttactttggaAGGCAGGGCTAGCACCAGAGCGTACAGGCTACAAGAAGACAGATTTGAGTCAATGAAAAGAGTCAAATTATTATTAGACTTGCCTCGCAATGGCCCAGATTGCTTCATGAGACAGTGAATATCCAATTGGAAACTCTGAAATAGAGATTGGATCACCACTGGTCAGGCTTATTCTAAATGGGATTTCTTCAATGGGGACTGGACTAAATATCTCTGAAGTCTTTTCCATTTCAAACATTCCATGGTTCTGTGAAGGCTGGGACAGGTAAGAAGTGAAGgggttacattttaaaacaatacagATAAAGAGTAAAGccattaacaaaataaatcaaggtGACCATGTCCACTGTCAGAGTATT includes:
- the SYT11 gene encoding synaptotagmin-11 isoform X2 encodes the protein MAEITNIRPSFDVSPVVAGLIGASVLVVCVSVTVFVWTCCHQQAEKKHKTPPYKFIHMLKGISIYPETLSNKKKIIKVRRDKDGPGREGGRGNLLADAAEAGLLGRDKGPRGPSSGACIDQLPIKVDYGEELRSPIASLTPGESKTTSPSSPEEEVMLGSLTFSVDYNFPKKALVVTIQEAHGLPVMDDQTQGSDPYIKMTILPDKRHRVKTRVLRKTLDPVFDETFTFYGIPYSQLQDLVLHFLVLSFDRFSRDDVIGEVMVPLAGVDPSTGKVQLTRDIVKRNIQKCISRGELQVSLSYQPVAQRMTVVVLKARHLPKMDITGLSDPYVKVNVYYGRKRIAKKKTHVKKCTLNPIFNESFIYDIPTDLLPDISIEFLVIDFDRTTKNEVVGRLILGAHSVTASGAEHWREVCESPRKPVAKWHSLSEY
- the SYT11 gene encoding synaptotagmin-11 isoform X1; protein product: MAEITNIRPSFDVSPVVAGLIGASVLVVCVSVTVFVWTCCHQQAEKKHKTPPYKFIHMLKGISIYPETLSNKKKIIKVRRDKDGPGREGGRGNLLADAAEAGLLGRDKGPRGPSSGACIDQLPIKVDYGEELRSPIASLTPGESKTTSPSSPEEEVMLGSLTFSVDYNFPKKALVVTIQEAHGLPVMDDQTQGSDPYIKMTILPDKRHRVKTRVLRKTLDPVFDETFTFYGIPYSQLQDLVLHFLVLSFDRFSRDDVIGEVMVPLAGVDPSTGKVQLTRDIVKRNIQKCISRGELQVSLSYQPVAQRMTVVVLKARHLPKMDITGLSGNPYVKVNVYYGRKRIAKKKTHVKKCTLNPIFNESFIYDIPTDLLPDISIEFLVIDFDRTTKNEVVGRLILGAHSVTASGAEHWREVCESPRKPVAKWHSLSEY
- the SYT11 gene encoding synaptotagmin-11 isoform X3, giving the protein MAEITNIRPSFDVSPVVAGLIGASVLVVCVSVTVFVWTCCHQQAEKKHKTPPYKFIHMLKGISIYPETLSNKKKIIKVRRDKDGPGREGGRGNLLADAAEAGLLGRDKGPRGPSSGACIDQLPIKVDYGEELRSPIASLTPGESKTTSPSSPEEEVMLGSLTFSVDYNFPKKALVVTIQEAHGLPVMDDQTQGSDPYIKMTILPDKRHRVKTRVLRKTLDPVFDETFTFYGIPYSQLQDLVLHFLVLSFDRFSRDDVIGEVMVPLAGVDPSTGKVQLTRDIVKRNIQCISRGELQVSLSYQPVAQRMTVVVLKARHLPKMDITGLSGNPYVKVNVYYGRKRIAKKKTHVKKCTLNPIFNESFIYDIPTDLLPDISIEFLVIDFDRTTKNEVVGRLILGAHSVTASGAEHWREVCESPRKPVAKWHSLSEY